The DNA window AAAAATAGTATATAGACAGTTATAATCACTCTTTCTTGAGGCACTAAACGTCTTCATTGTTGCAGCAAGGATGTCATTATTTTTGTCAACTGCGAATGTGAACAGAGGCAGGCCATTCTTAAATGCAACTTGAAGAAGAGCTTGAATGGTTGATCTGTGGTTCTCATCCTGAACCAAATTAGACTGTAGAGTTCCAGTTGAAGAATCTGATTCCCCATTGTATGACCTGCAAGCTGCATTTGTTAATATTGAATCTCTCTGCAAGGGCTCTCTGAAGTTATGGTAATTTGTTGCCTTTGGCTTCATTAGTGGGTCCAGTAACCTTCTCAAAGGACTGGACGTTCCTCTGCCTGTAGTGTCAGCTTTATCACCATTAGAGGCGCCCTGACAAGAAGTAGCCATAGAAGTCTCCCTGACAGGACAAGCAGAACTATGCTTCAAGCTCAATTCTGGTTTGGTCAAATCCTCTTTGGAGCTGAAACTCTTTCCTATCTTGCCAATGCCGAAGCCAAGTCGGCGAAAAGGTGAAGTACTTCTACTTTTTCCTGCAGCTACTCCACTTACTTTAGGATCTAAAGCTTTGGAAGGTTCATTTGCAATTGAATAATAGGATCTCATGGCCGGCATTTTCTTTTCAAGGTCTCTGCATCTAGATGTACAGTTTCCTATCTCAGGTGCAGACAGAACTGAATAAGATGCATCAAGCAAAGTGTCAGTACATTGTGCATCATTAAAGCACCGTTCCATCTGAAAATGCTCACCGGTGTCAACTTCAAGAGGCAGTGGACATGAGTGTGGGATATAGGAATTAAGCTTTGCATAGTGAGCTTGCTTAGAGGTCTCCACAAAGCTTCTACGACTTCCTTCTCCTTGTCTCTCACCTAACATGGCTGCTGAGTCAGAAGGCTTAGAATCATTGTTTCGGGAGTAATCTCTGGACAAAAGGAGAACTACTGGTTTGTTCTTTTGAGAGATATCTTGTTCAACAATGTTTGGCTTTTGTTCTCGCAACCTCTCCACTCTTCCCTTAAATTCAGCTTCTTTAGTCTTGGCACTCACATGGGGACATGGTGCGAGATCTTTATTTAACTTATTTGGCAAAGGCGCAGCGTCTCGATATAATTTTAGGCCAGAATTTTTTCTCCAGTAATGCTCTGCTTTGATTTCCGCATGGTTTTTACGGAAAGGCTGATCTCTTCGGATGAAATTTTCATACCGGTTTGTGGAGTTACTCTGTGCAGTGTTGACATCTTTAAACTTTGCAATACTTCCTCCATAAGGTTTGTCAACTTTATAGGGGCCTTCTTTTGGAGGAGATGTGATCAAATGAAACTGCAGAGAAGGACGACGCACCTTCTGGCGAGTAGGAGAGCAACTGTGACTTCTGCTCGAGCGGAAAGAGGAGCCTTCTGTTGAGAAGGATGATGACGAACAACTGCTGGAAATAGAATATCTGCTAGTTCTGCATGGTATCTGTGACTGTCTGTGGCTATACTGCCATTTTTCTAGACGAGCCCAGTCCAGGACCCCAACATTTAAGACTTTCTCCTGAAGATTTTTTCCTTTCTCAAGATAACTTGGGAGACTTGACATATGCTTGACAAGCTCATCTTCTCcgatttcctttatttgttcCTTTTGGCGATTCTTCAAAGACTTCGGTGAGACCTCATCCACATTTTTCAGGATTGCACGATGGAGATCAGAATATGACACATTAGTCTTTTCTGGTTTAGACTTGTCCTGCAGATTCAAACATTGGCCTGATTGAGGAATAAGTTTGTTCTCAGACGACCCTGAAGATTGTTGATCTCTTGAGTCCTTTCTGGGCTTTAGATGGTCTTCCATAGACCAGTTTCAGCTTCGAACCCTGCCTCAATCTTGGACAGAAAATATATAATTCCAATAGTTTTGGACTTCAAATTTTTGAATTGGTGGGGCTCCTTGCCAGAAGGTCCTCCTTTCTTTCTCACCTACCCATTCTAACAGACTCCACAAAATGCAGAGCTATCTGAAGGTAAACGCAAAATTGAAGAATGAATACAACTAAAATAATTTAACAAATGCTTTTGTAATACTACCATTACAACACAAATGATCATTTAAACAATATTCCAGCAATTTTCAACACTGATGGAAGTTAAGCTACCATGAAGTATCACTCTCTTTTTTTGATGAAGAATAACATTAATTGATGATAAAAGAAACCCAATCACACTGAGTAATCAATTAATAAAAGCCACTTAATTGATTGATACACAGTTTTCTTTTGTTGGCATTCCAAACAAGTTAACCAACCAGAATATCAGTGACCTTAGGCTGCTTAGAAACAAGCTATAACATTTTTAACAAGTCGAGAGCCTCCTTCAAAGCTTCTCTTATCCACCAAAGAAATGTTAGACTCCATGAATATGAGCGCAGAATTGACTATTCGATGTATCACATTGTTAGTCTACAAATTTCTACTTGAAGGGAAAATTCATATAAAGAAGACAGCAAAGATACAGCCACTAGTTTCTGAACAGCATGCCAAAGAAAATTGCATGTTGTCTATACTATCGTTTACAAAGTAACCTATCGCTAGCTCTAGATTCGGTATGAGAGGTCAAAAACATTAACTTTGTCATAATTTGCCTCAAAAACCTTACAGTGTACAGAAGAAGGAGTTGAGATAGAAAAACCCTTAATTCACTTTTTCCtggacagaaaaaaaaaattgcaattgCTTAGTTGAATATCCAAAATTACTATAAAATGCCTTTTAATGCACAAGTAGAACTTCTCTGTCAGAAATAAATTAATGAGTAAAACTCAGTTTCGAATCTGAATGACCAGGCTTCTTCAACTATAGCAAAGGGAGAATAGATAGGCATTTTGTTCACTTGTAAAATAGAAATAACCATAGGGCAGGTTTAAACATCACAAATGATTCTTTGAGTTTTTCCCCTATAAACGTTGTGATTCTGATATAAATCTGAAACTCATCAATTTGGCAAAATCCAGCTCAATCATAACATCTAAACAGATTTATACAAATTGCCACAAGCTATCAACTTTTCTTTCCACTTGCAAAGCATAAACTTCGAGTTGGCTTCCAGAAACCAATAACTCAATGCATATACATAGATATAACTATAGTGACACCCCAAAACTGTGTGGTCCATGATTACCCAGTTTTTTCCATAAACTTCAGGTAAGGTCAATTGACCCGCCCTCATCGTAGCTGCTGAGTCTGTTGATTGCTTCGAGATAAGGTGAGGACAAAGATCCCCTGCTATTCAAAAGTAGAGCGCTCTTACTTTCAAAATTAGGAACTAGATGGATCTTTTGGTTCTCGCAAAgaaattctttttttctctcaactTGCCTTTCCTTGGACCCAAAGTGTAAAGTGTGAAATCAACCAAAGAATACAATGGCTTAGGTGCTTAATCTCCCCCTAAAGCTAAGAATTCAAATTTGCAGTAAAACAAACGCAATCGTATAAATCAAAGAAGTAGCTTGATCAACAAACAGCGATTTGAAATCTTATAAGTGAATACATCATCATAATATTCCCTAGATTAACATAGTGGAGAGAAAACAGTACTTACCAAAATTAGCTCTCGAAATGCAAAACTGTGAAGCGTCATTGATGGAAGCTCCAAACTCTCCAGAACGAGGTAACAGGTGCCGGTGCACTAGAGGCCCATGAAACCAGAAAGCTCTCAGAGAGATCAGAAGAGTTACAGAAAAGCAAACTAGAAACTACAATCCCAATGGCTTCCTTCCCCGGACTCCGAAGAGATTCAAAGCGACTTTATCAGAAAGAGAGGCTTGAGAGAGGGAAAAAGAACAAGCGCGCGTTAATGGAGCTCAATCCGTTACTTTGTTCTCACATAGTACTGTAGACACACAAGTTGCAATACAAGTAGCAGCTGAGAGCGATAAAGGGCAGAGGAGATGCAATCAATCATTTTCATCAGACGGCCTAAAAAGAGCTACCTAATAATCGGGCGAGTCACCATCGCGATGGCGTGGACAGGTATGTTCCGGGGACCCACTCCTGAGGCCttattcattttgttattttgcTGCTATGAAATCCTGCTTGATTCGTTTGTTAAAAACGAGTAAATAAGTACTGGGCCCACAAGGCCACAACAATACTATACTGCTTAGCCGACTAGGAAGTGGGGCCCAGAGCGGGTCCACAATACTGACTGACAAATGACAATAGTCGAGTTcattgggccttgggcttctGTTAAGGTTGGGCTGAGCTCTGTTAAGACCATGAAAGGTTAAGGTTAGTCATTTGTGTTACGAACCTCTTTAAGAATTCATAGGATGCCCGAACCTTTAAAGAGTATaatcaaacaaatttaaaatcagataatttttatataaaaaaaaaggcaaatgaAAAGGGTTACTTTCTTTCAACCATGGAAAGATAGAAGAGTGGGTGAAGGGAAAAGGCATAGCAAAAGAGAGAGTACTAGCTAGCTTAGCATGGAGAAGATGAAAAGTACCGAGTTTGAAGTCTGAACACTATCAATCCCTGGATCCAAAGGTGGTGATCAATCATGATTCTTTGTCCAGAAATTGTCAGATCACGTGGACCGAAACACTTTGTGTGGGTGTTCATAATTGTCTTTTTATTATGCATGCTTTGAGTCTTTTGTTTCATTGATGTCTTTTGTGGGAATCAACTTCTGCAAATGCCTTTTTCCACCCATTCCAAAGTCAAGCTTCAGCGTAGCAAGGACAAATAAATAAAGTGTTACAATAATTTTTGCAAATATATCCTTAATGATTTCAAATCCTAATCCCAATCTGCTTACAAAAGCCAGAACAAGCATTTCAAACGATTGGGTGAGATATGCTTTAattatttcaattattattGTTTGGAACAATTTTCATTAGGAAAACCTTCAATCTCAATTGTTCTGCATAATTGACCAATTGACTATGTCTATGTAACACTATTATCCCCAATTTTTAATGTGACTGTCACTAATAGTCTGTATTACTATCAAAATATGATTcagattaatatatttttttaaatgccatTGTTGCGTTCACATGTTTGTCTGATCTAATAGGAACAAGagctaaaattatatttatacccAAAATGTGAACGAACTTTCTGCATCATTTGACGTATAACCAAATTGAACAtactatatttaaaaaaatgcaattgCTTTGACAGCTTACTTGTCTGATCTATCACAACAAGAACTAAAATCATGTACAAAATGTTAACAAAGTTTGACAGTGCGTCCACCGTTTGACGTGAAGCCTTTGGTACTATTAGCATGCTCGCCTCACCTATTATTCCACTTTCCCAATTTTAAATTAAAACCTACCGGCTTTAGAATATTTTTGTCCTTGCAACTAATTAAACCTAGAAGCAAAGCGCGTGTTCACCACTAATTTATATACTATAATCTCGGATCAAACCCTTATGTCGCTCAAGTGGATACGGGTAATCCTAATCGTTAAGCTGTAACATTGTTATCAAACAAAGGAGCATGTGCACGAGGAGACATCTAACCTTGCATATGCTAATTCTAATGTAGGAATAACACAATAACTTTGTTTAATTCCTGTTCTTTTGGATGTTTTAAAATGGGGTTACCTTACAAGGAGCCCATCCCAACTCACGTGGGCTCCTCCACCACTTCCTTGAAAGCGCAAAACTTACCGCAATGTTATTAAGCAAAAGGGCCATTAGCAGCCATTTCCATTTTAAGCCCACTTCATTTCATTGTCCGTTTCAATGAGAAATCAACGCGAATCAAATCATGTTGAGAGAAATTTTACTTCAAGTTATGGAAAGTACTTTTGATCTTTTCACGTACCGTAACTTCTCACAAATAAAGaagggaagaaaagaagaagctcTATAAAAGCTGCATATTTCCTCAAGAGCATCAAAGGCACATGGCTGTACAGGAAGACAATCTGTTCGATGTTTTTATGACTTCATGTATAGTCCATACCATTGCGATGGAGCAGGTTTGTGctttgttttgtcttttatCCCAAGTATGTTGTCCGGGACATGCATTTCAACTTCCTACTGTAAGTTTGGCTCTCTAAAATCTGCCATGAACGTGTGCAAAGACGAGGAGTTCAAATTATCAAACGAGATGGGGTTTACAAATTCAATATTTTGATTTAGAAATACCAAACCAGCCCTATGTTCCTGTACTCTTTCCATTATAAATAGGGGTTCAATGTATTTCTGTTGCTAGACACCCAAAACAGAGCTATCTAGCAATATCAACAAACCCAATACTGGTCTTCACACACTCTCTCccccttcatcttctttttaaaTTCAAGTGCAATTCATTTTCGTTTAATGAATTCAtgaatattttctttgtttcagaGTCAATGTCGTTCTTTTCGAGCTTCTCCAGCTTTTCGAGCATTTTCAGCCAACAAATCAGCACCATAGATCCATTCTCTTTTACGGTTCTGACCCGACCCGACCGAAGATCCATCGTGATTCATGGACCCGTTCTTTATCTGAGATACTCGTTACGTTATTCTGatcttcttttattattttgaaatttcagatGTACTGGGAAGAGACAGCTCTGGTGGTGAACGCGCGAGTGCAGGGGCTGGGGAGCGAAGAAGTGAGCTTGGAAGTCAGAGGAAGCAAGCTTGTGCTGATTGTTCATGACGGTGTACGACGTCGCTGCATACAGAGCTGCCAATTACCCGAGAATGTCAATGTGGGCCAGAGTATGACTGAAATCAACGAGAACGGTGTGCTCACTGTTAGGGTGCCCAAGGAGAAGGAGCCAGAGCCTCCAAAGAACAAGTGTCACCCACCCGTGGTCCATGCGGCTCATAGCCGCCGTGGTTGCTTCTTCTGCTAGGGTCTCTGTTTTCCAAGCACCCAACTATTAGTATATGTATTTGTGTACGTAGTATTTTCTGATGAAATTTGTAGAGAATATCTAGTGGTCGTCCATTATGGAGCGCTTTGTCCATTCTGTAGTGCTTTAGGggttaaaaaagaaagagagagtagTTCAGCTTCGTTGGAGGCAATGATGTCAAGAAATTCTATGATCTGTTATCTCAATTAGGAGGTTCTTATTTATGTTAATTGATCTCCATGGTTCTGAATTCCCTTTAATCCCGTTATTTTCTGTTGATTCGTGCAAATTTTCGTGGGCAACGGGCGGCTGTTTACTATTGGTGATCATTCTGGGTCTGAGAAAAAGAAACTGAACAATCGAACTGATTAGGGATAGCAAGACAGCATACATATATTCACAACAATATTGATGCCTtgttcttttgaaaaaaaaactacagatttgatttccttttcttttctttgtcaaaGAAGTTTTTGTGTCGAAGAATATTAGCCAACAAAGCATTGTTTGATTTCAAAACCGACATCAATTAGTTCTCCAACGAAGTCTATTGAGCTGGTTACACCACTTTCTCTGTCGTTGGAGTGAATGAGGACGAATTTGTAAATTCAGATCCATAGGGGAATTGAGTTCGGGCTTGATCTGTTCTGACTTCTGAGTCTCAACGTAGTTAGCTCAGCCCAATTTGTATATAATGGGCCTTTTAAAATCCTTATAATTTGTACAGGGTCCGATCTAGAGTTTTATTCTGCCCAAATCAGTATAATTGTACGGGGCCCGATCCATATGTGCATTTATGCACTCTCCGTGTTTCGCACATTTTCGTTCAGTCCTCTCTGTTTCTTCTGCAGCAAACACAGCTACTCTTGCTTTTTCCCCATTTTTCTATCTGGTTCTTGTACAAGTTCTAAAGATATTAATGGCTTCTGGATCTCAATTAGACGACGGTGATGATGCGGATCTCCGAAACCGGGCTGTACAGGGCCTGATTTCCTCTCTGCACCGTGCATTTCGTGACTCTGAATGTGCTATGGTGGAAAGGGTTTTAGCGGCGCATAAAGAGGAGTTGAAGCGAGAGATTGAGACCAGCACGAAGGAGAACAAGTGGATTAAAGAAATCGAAGCTTTTATGGTTTCTCGTGAGGGAAAACTGAGGCAAGAAATTGAATTGGTGAATGAAAATTATGAGGTGGAGAGGTTGGAGAAGATAGCGATTGAAGCCGAGTTGGAAAATTGTAGGAAGGAAGtcttgaagaagaaggacaTTGAAGCCGAGTTGAAGAAGTGTAGGAGGGAAATCTTGGAACTGAGAGGGCAAAATTTGAGGCTAAAAGCGGAGACGAAGCGTCTGATGAAGGACGTAAACATTACCGCCAGCCTTCAGACGAAAATTTGCGATTTGGAGTGTGCCAAATTAGGAGCCGAGACAAAGGCCTCTGTCTATAAAATGCGATATGAGGAACTGGAGAGGAGGGTTTTTCAGCTGGAGAAAGATACTTCCTTGCTCGTTAAGCTGGAAAATGTAGAGCCTGTTGGTTTCCGAAATGAAGAAGTAGATGCAGTACAAGAGGAAAGTGAAGGGCATGTGAACTTTTGCGTTGAGAATGTCATGTTGGAAGCTTGTGATGGCCCAAGTTGTCAATCTGCAGTTAACAGCAATGAAAACATTGGGAATGCAGGTATTGGAAAACTatgatttctttttttggttctggGTAATTGTAGTGAAGCTTGATAATTAGGTTATGAATTTTATGTTATGTTTGTGAATGACTTGAACACGATTCGATGTTATCCAAAGATATTTCGCTTGTTTCTGAAAAATGTAATTCCCCCTATTAGATTTGCAGTTTTATGCACTTCTTGATCAGAATCTGCAGCTGCTTTCCCCCTACTTTTACTGGAAAATTCTTTGGAGATGATGCTTACAGATTTCTTCGTTGCCAGGTAGTGAGAAACCTCCTTGTCGTGGTACTGTTGACAATACTGATTGTGCTCTTGGAGCAGCTTTGGATACTGAAGAAAGAGTTGCAGATAGTGCAAATATATGTCAGGCAGGTGCAGAAAATGGGACTGGAGTGCTCAAAAGGAAGTACAATAGATGTTAATtatgattgtttgaatgccCAACATAAGATGCAGAAGCCTTGTTTGCTCGTTGATGAACCGATTGATTCTTTTATGGGCTTAAGGTTTTGGAGCAGTGACAAAAAGAATTTAAGCCCGAGGGCAGCATTTGTGAGAGATTTGGTGACAAAATTGGGGACTGGTGATAACTCCAGTTGCAGCTCTAGTTCTAGTTCATCGGACTCTAAAGATGAGTAAGTTAAgatttacccaaaaaaataggTATTAGCCGTTAAAATTGTTAATTTGAGATAtattgaaaaggaagagagacatCAGTGCAGATTAGTAAATTGTGTATGCAATCTTTTGTGACTGAAAGCCCAGTTACGCTGCCAGATATTGATAGGAGTCCCTCTGGTGGTTAATGGTTTATTGTAGCCTTATATGTTAAAGGCACATTAGACAGTAGTACTGTGACAGTACTGAATGATGTCTTTGCTCTTTGCCTGTGCTGCTGTTATATATTAATCTTGCATTGGCTGCTGTAGGATCTTGACTGTTAGTTAAATTATGTTTTATTTCTTGTACAGTAGCACTTGGTTGGGCTCCTTTTTATTTGGTAGTCTGTTACTACACTTGGCAGCATAGGTTAGAGAAAGAACTAATGGAATTCTTAACCCTTTTGGATGCTCTTATTGGTagtatttcttattttctttattgcACCACTGACAGTCTTCTTTATTCTGTGGTAAAAGAATAGGCAGCTTATTCATCATACTAGAATTTTCCTTTGGATGCTCTAATGCATATTGTTGACATCTTGCTTGAAAGGTTTTGATTAGGTTCCTAATCATGTGGTGTATATTTGCTGTGGGTTGTGGCTAGTGTTTTCGAGTTTCTTATCAGCAAAGATTTTGGATTAGGTGATTGCTTGAACCTCACCATACTTGAGAATGAACATTGCTCCGCATGGTCAGAAAATTACTGTGATTCCTTGAAGTTAAGTATCTTTTCTCCATTGCACCACTGACAGTGTTCTTTCTATGGTAAAAGAATAGGCAGGTTATTCATCATACTAAAATTTTCCTTTGGATGATCTAATATGTATTGTTGACATTTTGCTTTCAAGGTTTCAATTAGCTTCCTAATCATGTCATtcatgtgtatatatttatgtgGGCTGTCGCTAGTTTTTTTAAGTTTCTTATCAGCACAAGTATCTTTCTCCTTTCCTTCCCATCCCTTGCCTTTAGACTTTCTGAGAATATTTGTTTCAGTATAAGACATGGATGCTCTGTTTTTGGAAACCTTAATGAAGGGAAATAGAGAAATCATGTTCGATTCagcttggttttttttttttttttgttgaaacaaCATTACAAAGAAAGGGACAAATTGGCAATCTAGACAAGTTACCTATATCGATAACATTCAATATGAATTATTCAAATCCTCACCTTGTTAGTCCTCTTCTGCAATGTTGATTAGCTGCTGCATTTGTATCTTGTACATCTTCACGAGTTTTCACTTCCTTGAATTACTCTCTGCCTTAGAAGCTGCAGAGAGCGGTTCCCCATGTAAATGAATCTGTCATTGATGCTGCAGATTTAGTTACCAAGATTTTGCTTGGAGCACCAAAGCCATCGGTGCTCTCAGCTGCGAATCTTCTAGGATAAGGCCATCTCTCCCAAACATTTTGGAGGTGcagttgtgtgtatatatacacaagtgTGGATTTAAGGAATGTTGTAGTGTCATGTGTTTATCCTTTTGCCCATTCCCCGCTCCTTGTTCTTGATATCTCTAGGAGTTTCGCTGGCATTATTCATTGTTGTCATAGTTGCTTGAATTTGTCGTCAATGTCCTTAAGTTTTCACGTAAGGAGCCAAAGTGTTGATAAGGTGAAGACAGCCATGTCCATTCCTTTGCCGGtcaaggagttgtgcactatcAAACAAAGGCCAAGTGTGGGGACAGCTGTGATAAAGTACTGTCATACAATGAACCACAGCTTTGGTGGCCGAATTGCTAGTATGGtctgtattaattttttttttcttatggtcATGTCGATGAGTCGAACATGATCCAGGTAAGATAATGTACAGTGCAGAATTTAAACGTTGGAACCTCAAGGATGGCAACATGACGTTTGAATTTCTTCTGGCGTTTTCAAGGACCAGCTGATAAATGATAATCCAATGATAGGACCCACGGCCCACTACTCCTGGAGGGTAAAAGCTTATAGTAGGGGCCTACAGCTCAATGGAATATGGGCTTCATAGAAGATTCTCTAGAGCCCTAGAAACTtcgatttaaaataaaaatccaaatccgaacaGGACTTGTTCTTGTCCCCTTCCCCTTAGTGCTTACATGAACTCGATTAACAATTTTCTCAGGAACCAAACAGCAGCCGCAATTCTTCTAAAATAATACTTCGATTTCTTCTTTTCTGTTCTGATTACGTGCTTCTTCAATAATCAACGAAACAGAATATTCTTTTATGGCATGGAAATAGACAACAAATGCAAAACAGAGCAACATCCAAGAAGCAATATCATGATTACCCATTCCATTGAAAGTAAAATTATACCTTTGTCAATGAAACATGTTTTCGGTTTAGAAAGATTGGATATGATATTAGATGGGCATTTGGCAAGTGATGTCAGAGACGCACGGGCTTCTTGGGCTGTACTGATATTAAACGAGGGCCCATAAGAGGCACGGTTCTCGGTCCAACAAAATAATCCAATTCTGATTTGGATTATGAATAGACTAGAATATCCCTCCAAGTTTTTTAAATTCCGACTCGCCCTTCAGTTTTCTCTCGtcccaccattaccattaccattaccGTTTCTGAAATTTTCTGTGAGACTTTCTCAGCAAAAGAACGCTCATCTTACCAATTCAACGAAAGGTTTCCCTTGATTTCCTTTTAGTCTAAACTCTAAAGATGTCGCTGATTCCAAAGTTCTTCGGCAATCAAGGCTCTAGCATCTTCGATCCTTTCTCCCTGGAAGTTTGGGATCCCTTCGGGGACTTCGCTTTCCCTTCCACCTCCATCTCCTCCTACCTTCCCAGTGAGACATCAGCCTTTGTCAACACCCGCATCGACTGGAGAGAAACGCCGGAAGCCCACGTTTTCAAGGCCGATCTTCCCGGTCTCAAGAAGGAGGAGGTCAAGGTCCAGGTGGAAGATGACAGAGTGCTCGAAATTAGCGGAGAGAGGAGTGTAGAGAAAGAAGACAAGAGCGAAAATTGGCACCAGGTCGAGCGAAGCAGTGGAAAGTTCATGAGAAAGTTCCGGCTTCCGGATAATGCCAAGATGGACAAGATCAAAGCTTCCATGGAGAATGGTGTGCTTACCGTCACTGTCCCTAAGGCGGAGGTGAAGAAGTCCGATGTCAAGGCTGTTGAAATCTCTGGCTGAAAATTGAGGTCGTTTCTTCcccaatatatacatatgttatTAGCTATGCCAGTAACAGTTGTTATATGTAAGGTTGTTTGGGTAAACTTCAGTAGTTGCGGAGTGTCGATTATGGTGAATATGTATGTGGCGTACTGTGTGGGAGTCTTGTATAGGATGTTACTGCATATGTAATGTAGTGATTTTGAATTGCAAGAGCGTCTCTGTTTCTTCAAATTTTCTGTTAACATTTTTGAAGTTTAGAGCTTTATTTTGTTGCTTCTTTACTTGATCATTTTATACGGTTTTAAATTAGGATCTACTAACTGTATTCTTTTTAAATAAGTCAATCTGAAATGCTATTATTCCGACTAGTACAATTTTGATCCAGTAGATTAATGGGAACTGGGAAGTTGAACAGGATAGTAAAGACCAAATAGAGATGGAAAGGCAGAACTAAAGAAACTAGACATTGACAGATGTTAAATCCTTGAAGGACATAATCAATTTGACTAGTTCGTTTATGGAGTTGTAGGAAGGACCACCAGCACGAATACTATGCTCAgctttctccttcaaatccACTGCTCTCTGCCTCATCTCCTCTCCTTCTTTATCCTGCATAAGCTTCCTTACAGCTCTTTCAATCTTTCCTCTTTCTAGATCACCCTCAAACTCGATACCTATTTTCCAAACATGATTTAGGTACCTTGTGTTCACTCTTTGATCACCAAAATATGGTCTACATATTAATGGAACCTCTTTGTCTTACGATTTCTTTGTAATCTTCTGGTAATATTTCAGGCTTATCTGAATTGCAACTTGAATCAGACCTAATCACCCACAAAAAAGGTTGCTTGCTGTTGGCAAGACCCCAAGCCATTTCGACCAACTCCTTCTCATTCATGGAAGCTATGCTGCCCAAACTGATGTAGATGACTGAATTATTGGCTTGCATGTCAAGCCATGTGATGCAGCTAGCGTCCTCATGTAGCAAGCTTCCAGAAGAGGTTGGTGCCAATTTATGCATAGGACCTATCGCGAAGACAGGAACTTTGTACTGCAATTGGAGTTGTGCAAGTGATGGTTGTTCCATGAAATCCATGGTATTCCAAATAATGGCTTTAGATGATCTTAGGTTTAGTGTAGCACCAATTACCTCTATCAATATATCTACATTTAGATGAAATTTATAAACAGGTAGGTCCTTGAATCTGAGAGGTTGAAGTCCGGGGACTAGGTCTAGTGCGTTGGCTTCTGCAAAAAGAATGGCACTGATCAGCGTAGGAAGTCTAGTGCATTTTGAGATTGTAGGGAAATAC is part of the Tripterygium wilfordii isolate XIE 37 chromosome 7, ASM1340144v1, whole genome shotgun sequence genome and encodes:
- the LOC120001822 gene encoding 17.6 kDa class I heat shock protein-like isoform X3, translating into MAVQEDNLFDVFMTSCIVHTIAMEQMYWEETALVVNARVQGLGSEEVSLEVRGSKLVLIVHDGVRRRCIQSCQLPENVNVGQSMTEINENGVLTVRVPKEKEPEPPKNKCHPPVVHAAHSRRGCFFC
- the LOC120001822 gene encoding 17.3 kDa class I heat shock protein-like isoform X2, yielding MEQVCALFCLLSQVCCPGHAFQLPTMYWEETALVVNARVQGLGSEEVSLEVRGSKLVLIVHDGVRRRCIQSCQLPENVNVGQSMTEINENGVLTVRVPKEKEPEPPKNKCHPPVVHAAHSRRGCFFC
- the LOC120001822 gene encoding 17.6 kDa class I heat shock protein-like isoform X1, which encodes MNIFFVSESMSFFSSFSSFSSIFSQQISTIDPFSFTMYWEETALVVNARVQGLGSEEVSLEVRGSKLVLIVHDGVRRRCIQSCQLPENVNVGQSMTEINENGVLTVRVPKEKEPEPPKNKCHPPVVHAAHSRRGCFFC
- the LOC120001819 gene encoding UDP-glucose iridoid glucosyltransferase-like, whose protein sequence is MVEMERQGKKDVQLVLIPCPFQGHINPMLQLGTILYSKGFSVTIAHTEFQFPDTSKHPDFMFLRIPNGSWDQPVSSSNFAAFLSCLNINCKAPLQESLTRKIEEKIGHEDVHLCIIYDGLMYFADEVAFELKLPSIILRTSSATNLLTYLAYPHKLKEGHFPLEEANALDLVPGLQPLRFKDLPVYKFHLNVDILIEVIGATLNLRSSKAIIWNTMDFMEQPSLAQLQLQYKVPVFAIGPMHKLAPTSSGSLLHEDASCITWLDMQANNSVIYISLGSIASMNEKELVEMAWGLANSKQPFLWVIRSDSSCNSDKPEILPEDYKEIVRQRGSINM
- the LOC120001818 gene encoding uncharacterized protein LOC120001818, with translation MHSPCFAHFRSVLSVSSAANTATLAFSPFFYLVLVQVLKILMASGSQLDDGDDADLRNRAVQGLISSLHRAFRDSECAMVERVLAAHKEELKREIETSTKENKWIKEIEAFMVSREGKLRQEIELVNENYEVERLEKIAIEAELENCRKEVLKKKDIEAELKKCRREILELRGQNLRLKAETKRLMKDVNITASLQTKICDLECAKLGAETKASVYKMRYEELERRVFQLEKDTSLLVKLENVEPVGFRNEEVDAVQEESEGHVNFCVENVMLEACDGPSCQSAVNSNENIGNAGSEKPPCRGTVDNTDCALGAALDTEERVADSANICQAGAENGTGVLKRKYNRC
- the LOC120001820 gene encoding 18.2 kDa class I heat shock protein-like; this encodes MSLIPKFFGNQGSSIFDPFSLEVWDPFGDFAFPSTSISSYLPSETSAFVNTRIDWRETPEAHVFKADLPGLKKEEVKVQVEDDRVLEISGERSVEKEDKSENWHQVERSSGKFMRKFRLPDNAKMDKIKASMENGVLTVTVPKAEVKKSDVKAVEISG
- the LOC120001822 gene encoding 17.6 kDa class I heat shock protein-like isoform X4 — translated: MEQVCALFCLLSQMYWEETALVVNARVQGLGSEEVSLEVRGSKLVLIVHDGVRRRCIQSCQLPENVNVGQSMTEINENGVLTVRVPKEKEPEPPKNKCHPPVVHAAHSRRGCFFC